The Elusimicrobiota bacterium region TTCGCCGCCGCGCTGATCCCGTTCGGCTTCATGCAGGTCGCCGCGTCGATCAAGCTCAACTCCTTCTTCCAGGAGCGCCTGCCCTCCGACTCGGGCAAGGTCCAGAAGGCGCTGGCCTTCTCCGGCTCGGCGATGACGGCGCTCTCGATCGTGCTGATGCTGGCGCTGAAGCCGCTGTTCAGCGACATCGCGGCGTTCAACCCGTTCCCGTACCTCGCGGCGGCGCTGATCCCCGTCGGCGTGGCGCTGTTCTTCATCCAGCGCAAGCTCGCCAACGCGACCAAGCCCGAGAACCTCAAGATCACGGACGAGTCCACCGGCGAGAAGACCGCCGGCGGCTTCGTCGGCATCCTGCTCGGCGTCATCGCCGCGGCTCTGTTCCTGAGCTTCATGCCCTTCATCCCCGGGATGGCGGGCGTGCTCGCGGGCTTCGGCGTGCTCGGTAAGTTCGCCCTGAACCTGGGCGTCGCGCTGGCGATCCCGGCCGCCGGCTGGTTCGCCGACCGCGCGCTGCGCAAGCGCTCCGCCGCCAAGAAGTAACGACAACGGCAACGGCGACGCTGATACGGGCCGGGGAGGAGGATCGATGCCCCTCGGGGACGGGCGCGATTGGCCGCGCCCTCCGGGGCAGACGCGGCTATGAAGACCATGGCCGCGTCAGCCCCAAGCCCCTCGGGACATCGATCCTCCTCCCCGATTAACCTGCGTCCCGGTGTCCGTCATATCAGCGTATCGCCATCGCCTACGGCGATATGGCGATCGGCGCATGCAGACCCGAAGGAAACGGCGAGGAATCTGATAGCGGACCCGACGGGCTATCGGCTAGGCCCGGCTGGATTCATGTCCGACGGGGCTTGGGGTTGACGCGACCATGGCCGTCGTTGTCGCGTCTACCCCGGAGGGCGCGGCCAATCGCGCCCGTCCCCGGAGGACATGGATCCAGCCGGGCCGACGTCTAGGCCGTTGGGCCCATATGAGCATAGGCCCTCGGGCCCTTTCCGGCCTGGGCCTTTCCGCGCATGATGGGTGGGTCGCAAGGTCCGAACCCCAAAACCCGTCGGAGGTAATGATGTATCGCCGAGCACCCCTCGTCCTGGCCGCCCTGCTGTTCGCCCTGCCCGCCGCCGCGCAATTCTCGCTGAAGGAGATCAAAGCCGCCGCGAAAGACCCCAAAGCCTACACGGTCGACGAGACGACCGTGGAGATCGTGAAGGTCGGGCCGTCCGTCTCCCCGACCGAGGTGGACGCGCCCGACCCGGGCGTCGGCGACGTGATCCCGGTCCTCGACTCGATCGTCAATCTGGGCGAGAAGATCTGGAAGATCATCAAGGACAACGCCCCGGTCGTCAACGTCAAGGTGCAGTACGCATCCGCGCTCCCCGAAGGCATCAAGAGCTGGACGCAGATGGCGGGCTGGCAGAGGCCGAAAGGGACGATCTACGAGCTCACGGCCAAGAACGCCTACGGGATGCAGGTGATCAAGCTGCGCTATCAGGTCCTGCGCACGGCCGGCGGCAGCTATAAGGGGACCGGGAAATACCTGACCGCGGTGACGGTCGAGCCGCTGCTCGTCGAGGCGGCGTGGGGCTACCGCCTCAACCTCGACGCGAACGTCCCGGACTCGAGCATCGCCAACGTGGGCACGAGCGAGGCGCCGATCGCGGCGATGATGCCGCAGCTCGGCTGGACCATCGCGACGGCGATCAAGGAGTCGCAGGGCAAGAGCATCTACTACCTCGAGGGCAACGGGACCTTCCAGGAGGTCGGCGGACCCTTCCGGCGCGAAGACTCCGTCAAGGCGAAGGCGGCGATTGCGAAGACGATGGAGGAAACGCTACCATCCAAGATGTGACCGAGCATACCGCGCAGGAAATGGTTGCCGGGCCACGGCAACCATGAGAGTCCACAAGATAAAGCAATTCAGCGTATTCATGCCGAACAAGCCGGGGGCGCTCACGCGCCTCGCGGCTTTGTTCTCTGAGAAGGGGATCAACATCCTCGGGATCGCCTCCGAGGTCCGCGACGACTCGGGCCTGGTGCGCATCGCGCTCGAGAACGACGCCGAGGTGTCCTCGATCCTGTCGTCGGCGGGCTTCTCCAGCGTGGAGACCCACATCCTCTCGGTGGAGGTCGACGACAAGCCCGGAGAGCTCCTGCGGGTGGCCGCGGCGCTGGCCGACGGCAAGATCAACATCACGACGGTCTACGGCACCTCCGTGGAGGGCGCGAAGACCTCGCGGATCCTCATCGCGGCCCAGAACACCGACCGCGCCCTGGAGATCCTCCAAAAGCTCGGCTCCGGCGCCCCCAGCAACGCTTGAAAATTCGTTAGAATCAGGGCATGTGCCGTCTCTTCGCGCAAGTCTCTACTGATCCCGTTTCCGCCCGCGACGTCCTGGCGGACTCGGAGTTCTCCCTGCTGCGCCAGGCCGACGCCGACCCGGCCAACCCTCAGAAGGACGGCTGGGGCCTCGCCTGGTTCGGGGCCGACGGCGAGCCCCGGGTGGTCAAGAGCGGGCGCCCGGCTCCCGAGGAAAGGGAGCGGTTCGCATCCGCCGCCGGAGAGGCCCGCTCCGGCGTGGTGCTCGGCCACATCCGCGCCGCCTCGAAGGGCATCGGGATCGACGACGGCCGCGCGCATCCCTTCACGGACGAGGGCTGGGTCTTCATCCACAACGGGACCCTGTTCATCCACCGGGAGGTCGCCGAGGCGCTCGGTCCCCGCCGCGCGCGCCTGAAGACGGACAGCGACACCGAGGTCTATTTCCAGCAGTTCCTGAAGTTCGTCGCCGAGGGGAAGAGCCCCTCGGAGGCCTTCGAGGCCTGCGTCGCCGAGGACTGGCGGCTGTGGGAGTCGTGCCGCTCCCGCTACCCGGGACTTCCGGCGCCCTACTCGAGCCTCAACGCGATCGCCTCCGGCGGGAAAGGGATCCACGCGCTCTGCCACGCCGCCCACCGGGGGCTCGCCGAGCACGGCGTCTGCCATCCGGACCAGCCGTGGTCGGTCATGAGCTTCTCGATCCGCGACGGCCGGTTCCTGCTCGCCAGCGAGGGCGTCGACGGGGGGGACTGGACGCGCCTGGCCCCGCCCGAGACGATCTCCGCCGTCCCGTCCCCGCGCGGCGTCGACGTGCGCCGCCGTCCTCTCAAGCTCGTCGGTCCGCTCGGCCCAGTCCCGGAGGTCTCCCGCTCATGAAATACGTCCTGCTCGTCTGCGCCATCGCCGTCGCCGGCTTCATGGCCTACAAGGAGTTCAAGCCGGTCCCTCCGCCGCCCCCGCCGCCGCCGCCGCCCGCGATCCTCTCCGAGCCCGCGCCCGTGATCAACGAGGAGGAGCAGGCCAAGATCCTCAAGTCCACCGAGGACCAGGATCCCAGCGTGCGCTGGGAGGCCGTCCTGCTCCTCGACAAGATGAAGTCGCCGCAGGCGATGCCGGTCATCTTCCACATGCTCAAGAAGGACCTCGAGCCGACGCTGCGCATCAAGGCCTGCGAGCTGCTGAGCGACCGGCGCGGCGCCGACGTGCTCGACGCTCTCGTCGGCGCGCTGAAGGACCAGGAGCCGGACGTGCGCCTCGCCTCGCTGCGCGCGATCGAGAAGATCGGCGACTACTCGGTGGCGGGCGTCATCGCCACGGGGCCGATCAAGGACCAGGAGGAGACCGTCCGCCTCCAGGCCCTCAAGACGCTGAACACCCTCCAGGATAAGAAGCAGGCCGAGATCGAGGCCGCGCGCGTGCGCTACGAGCAGGAAAAAGCGGCGGCGGCGGAAGCGGCCAAGAAGGGATAGGACGTGAACCGACTGGCGATGCTGTTCATCTTCCTCGGGGCGGCCTCCTTCCTCGTCTGGGACCATCTGCATCCCGAGCGCGAGGCGGTGGCGCCGCCGCCTCCTCCGGCCATCGTCCAGCAGCCGGGGCCGGTCTTCTCCGAGGACGAGATCAAGAAGGTCCGCCTGTCGCTGCAGGACGCGGACTCCTCGGTGCGGTGGGCCGCGATCCAGCTCCTGTTCAACATCCGCGACCCCCAGCTCGGGCCGAGCCTCGAGAAGATGCTCGTCGAGGACCCGGACCCCGAGGTCCGCATGAAGGTCGTGTCGCTGTTCAAGGGGCGGGAGGACCTGTCCCGCCTCGGCGCGCTGGTGCGCGGCCTGAGCGACTACGACGCCAACGTGCGCATGGCCTC contains the following coding sequences:
- a CDS encoding ACT domain-containing protein, with amino-acid sequence MPNKPGALTRLAALFSEKGINILGIASEVRDDSGLVRIALENDAEVSSILSSAGFSSVETHILSVEVDDKPGELLRVAAALADGKINITTVYGTSVEGAKTSRILIAAQNTDRALEILQKLGSGAPSNA
- a CDS encoding class II glutamine amidotransferase, translating into MCRLFAQVSTDPVSARDVLADSEFSLLRQADADPANPQKDGWGLAWFGADGEPRVVKSGRPAPEERERFASAAGEARSGVVLGHIRAASKGIGIDDGRAHPFTDEGWVFIHNGTLFIHREVAEALGPRRARLKTDSDTEVYFQQFLKFVAEGKSPSEAFEACVAEDWRLWESCRSRYPGLPAPYSSLNAIASGGKGIHALCHAAHRGLAEHGVCHPDQPWSVMSFSIRDGRFLLASEGVDGGDWTRLAPPETISAVPSPRGVDVRRRPLKLVGPLGPVPEVSRS
- a CDS encoding HEAT repeat domain-containing protein, which gives rise to MKYVLLVCAIAVAGFMAYKEFKPVPPPPPPPPPPAILSEPAPVINEEEQAKILKSTEDQDPSVRWEAVLLLDKMKSPQAMPVIFHMLKKDLEPTLRIKACELLSDRRGADVLDALVGALKDQEPDVRLASLRAIEKIGDYSVAGVIATGPIKDQEETVRLQALKTLNTLQDKKQAEIEAARVRYEQEKAAAAEAAKKG
- a CDS encoding HEAT repeat domain-containing protein, coding for MNRLAMLFIFLGAASFLVWDHLHPEREAVAPPPPPAIVQQPGPVFSEDEIKKVRLSLQDADSSVRWAAIQLLFNIRDPQLGPSLEKMLVEDPDPEVRMKVVSLFKGREDLSRLGALVRGLSDYDANVRMASLQALGDIGDPSVAVWVTALLRDTEPAVRIEALRTLGRFQDKRKAEFKALADKLRADYEDAVRRAAARR